The Maridesulfovibrio hydrothermalis AM13 = DSM 14728 DNA window AAGCCTACGCTTCCACCCGCTGAGAACAGTATGTTTTTTTAAACTAAGCAAGAGCTTCGTCTGGAGTGACAGTATCAATACCAAAAGCTTCACCCACAGCTGCGCAGGTAAGCCTTCCTTTCATGGTGTTCAGGCCAAGCTTGAGTGAATTATTTACACCCAAGGCATCAAGCCCTTTATCTGCAAGCAGCAAGGCATAAGGCAATGTCTGATTAACCAGTGCAAAAGTAGAGGTTCTTGGTACAGCTCCGGGCATATTTGCAACACCGTAATGCACAACCCCGTCCACAACATAAGTGGGGTCAGTGTGAGTTGTAGGCTTGATGGTTTCAACACAGCCGCCCTGATCAACTGCAACATCAACAATGACAGAACCTTCTTTCATTGTTGAAAGCATGCCGCGGGTGATCAGGTTGGGAGCCTTTGCGCCCGGAATAAGGACCGCACCGACAACAAGGTCGGCCTGAGTCACAGCCGCACGGATATTCGGCTCAGTGGAGGTAATAGTGGTCACCCTGCTACCGAAAATATCATCAAGATATTGAAGACGCGCGTGGTTTACATCGAAAATAGTAACCCGTGCACCCATGCCTGCGGCAATCTTTGCTGCGTTAGTACCTACAACACCACCGCCCATAACCATCACATTAGCTGGAGCAACACCGGGAACACCGCCCAGCAGAATACCGCGTCCACCTTTAGGTTTTTCAAGATGCAAAGCACCTTCCTGAGCAGCCATACGTCCAGCTACTTCACTCATGGGAGTAAGCAAAGGCAGAGAGCCGTCAGGCAGCTGCACAGTTTCGTATGCAATACCGGTTGTTCCAGCTTTGAGAAGAGCATCAGTCAGTTTTTTGTCCGCAGCAAGATGCAGATATGTAAAAAGCAGAAGATCA harbors:
- the ald gene encoding alanine dehydrogenase codes for the protein MLIGIPKEIKTMENRVSMTPGAVETLVRRGHAVIVEKGAGLGSGLSDDEYVAAGARMVSADEAWAAEMVIKVKEPIASEYKYLRDDLLLFTYLHLAADKKLTDALLKAGTTGIAYETVQLPDGSLPLLTPMSEVAGRMAAQEGALHLEKPKGGRGILLGGVPGVAPANVMVMGGGVVGTNAAKIAAGMGARVTIFDVNHARLQYLDDIFGSRVTTITSTEPNIRAAVTQADLVVGAVLIPGAKAPNLITRGMLSTMKEGSVIVDVAVDQGGCVETIKPTTHTDPTYVVDGVVHYGVANMPGAVPRTSTFALVNQTLPYALLLADKGLDALGVNNSLKLGLNTMKGRLTCAAVGEAFGIDTVTPDEALA